A stretch of the Uranotaenia lowii strain MFRU-FL chromosome 3, ASM2978415v1, whole genome shotgun sequence genome encodes the following:
- the LOC129750595 gene encoding uncharacterized protein LOC129750595: MPVSKSTKESKAAPTLRYWVVKLKEIQSSFGDIWEFVETFQEDVSPTQISVRLNAIDDLWERFGDVLIEIKSHEEFSAGDEIYDKERKEFSDRYYHAKSFLIEKAKERQEAAEINQTVRSESGHMANVDHVRLPQIKLQSFDGNIDEWLGFRDLYLSLIHWKQELPEVEKFHYLKGCLQGEPKALIDPLQITRTNYAVAWEMLLKRYNNSKQLKKRQVQSLFKLPGMVKESKGELQTLLEGFERIVHTLDQVLQTDEYKDLLLVNFLVSRLDSVTRRSWEEESATKEQDSLAELTEFLHRRVRVLEALPPRFTENKSMQPQGPGKQKTVSVRTYHNNVKSSGFRCPACKDSHLLHQCQKFLRMDVNERDSLLKIQSLCRNCFRSGHMAKDCQSKFWCRTCKGRHHTLVCFKMKGDSQPAILQTSGPSTSRRDSSKESSTFQTSHVSTACLTSSDLRRSRSQVLLATAVVFIEDEMGTRYPARALLDSGSESNFISERLCQLMEIKRKKVDISILGIGQVQTRVRHKIEAVVHSRVTKFSKEMNFLILPKVTVDLPTSSVDTDGWRIPDGISLADPSFFVSTKVDLVLGIEFFFEFFQTGKNMLIGDNLPTLTESVFGWVVSGGLSEHTVTRVNCNTSTTESLESLVSRFWACEEIGLEKLYTEEEQMCEDHFQKTVLRNSDGRYTVALPKNPQSFPTLGESKEIAFRRLQATERRLNRDSDLQDQYTAFMEEYLELGHMQRVSANLHVKRCFLPHHPVLKESSTTTKLRVVFDASCRTSSGTSLNDGLLAGPVIQEDLRSIILRCRTKQVMVVADVEKMFRQIFIAPEDRPLQSILWRKSVLDEVAVYELNTVTYGTKPAPFLATRTLKQLAIDEQLRYPLAAKAFTEDTYMDDVITGAEDVEAALELRLQLENAATAGGFRLRKFASNCPRILEGMADENVAIKDFSEDAESDPSMKILGLTWLPKSDIFKYQFRFPELSASGELTKRQVLSVIATLFDPLGLLGAAITTAKVFMQQLWLLQDSNEERLGWDQPLPPTVGEVWRNYYKQLPLLNEISIARCVRIQGATSLEIHCFSDASEKAYGGCVYLKSVDSEGRVMSHLLSAKSKVAPLKSQSIPRLELCGALLTVQLFDMVQKSVKIDCPVYFWTDSTCVLRWIQAVPTTWTTYVANRVAKIQLFSNGGEWKHVPGADNPADLISRGISPSEIGQNQLWWHGPDWLVGEKEGWPILPEGYQQGNVDAERRRQTVLLKDQKHQETVERECCSEGIRWHFNPPSAPHFGGLWEAAVRSAKQHILKVIGENPVSAEDFTTLLVQVEACLNSRPLTPLSDNPEDLEPLTPGHFLIGESLQALPDVNFEDTPDNRLNQLQQMQKNLRIIWNRWRREYLAQLQARTKRWKPAVSIKKDSLVIIKDVRLPPCRWKMGRISELHPGSDGVVRVVTLRTDSGMKTRPVEKLCLLPCVENEPTAEEVCQKDFQSKAPDEKTV; the protein is encoded by the exons ATGCCTGTGTCAAAATCTACTAAGGAATCCAAGGCTGCACCAACACTGAGGTACTGGGTAGTGAAGCTGAAGGAAATCCAATCATCGTTTGGTGATATTTGGGAATTCGTCGAAACATTCCAAGAAGACGTGAGCCCAACACAAATTTCGGTCCGGTTGAATGCAATCGATGATTTGTGGGAAAGATTTGGAGATGTTTTGATCGAGATTAAATCTCACGAGGAGTTTAGCGCGGGTGATGAAATCTACGACAAGGAGCGAAAGGAATTTAGTGATAGGTATTATCATGCTAAATCCTTTCTGATTGAAAAGGCCAAGGAGCGTCAGGAGGCTGCTGAGATAAACCAGACTGTTCGTTCAGAGTCTGGTCACATGGCTAACGTAGATCATGTTCGGCTCCCACAAATCAAGCTTCAATCTTTTGATGGAAACATTGATGAATGGCTCGGTTTTCGTGATTTGTACCTGTCCTTGATTCACTGGAAGCAGGAACTACCAGAGGTGGAGAAGTTCCACTATTTAAAAGGGTGTTTACAAGGAGAACCCAAGGCGTTGATCGATCCACTACAAATCACGAGAACAAATTATGCAGTTGCGTGGGAGATGCTTTTAAAACGGTATAATAATAGTAAGCAGCTGAAAAAAAGGCAGGTGCAATCACTTTTCAAGCTGCCAGGGATGGTGAAGGAATCCAAGGGTGAGCTACAAACGTTGCTGGAGGGTTTTGAGAGGATTGTCCACACTCTTGATCAAGTTCTCCAGACCGACGAATATAAGGATTTACTATTGGTCAACTTTCTTGTGTCTCGTTTGGATTCAGTAACTCGTAGGAGCTGGGAAGAAGAGTCTGCTACCAAGGAGCAAGATTCTCTGGCAGAACTCACGGAATTTCTCCATCGCAGAGTTCGGGTTTTGGAAGCTCTTCCACCAAGGTTTACGGAGAATAAGTCGATGCAGCCTCAAGGTCCGGGTAAACAGAAGACGGTCAGTGTTAGAACTTATCATAATAACGTGAAGTCTTCCGGGTTCAGATGTCCTGCATGTAAGGACAGCCATTTGCTTCATCAGTGTCAGAAGTTTTTGAGAATGGATGTAAATGAAAGGGATTCTCTGTTGAAGATTCAGTCGTTGTGCAGAAACTGCTTCAGGTCCGGGCACATGGCTAAGGATTGCCAGTCTAAATTTTGGTGCAGGACATGTAAGGGCAGACACCATACGTTGGTGTGTTTCAAGATGAAGGGAGACAGTCAGCCAGCAATACTTCAAACAAGCGGGCCTTCAACATCAAGGCGTGATTCGTCGAAAGAGAGTTCAACTTTCCAAACATCACATGTATCGACAGCCTGTCTAACATCAAGTGATCTGAGGAGGTCTCGTTCACAGGTCCTCTTAGCAACAGCGGTTGTTTTCATCGAAGACGAGATGGGCACCCGATATCCAGCTCGAGCGCTGTTGGATTCCGGGTCCGAAAGCAACTTTATCTCTGAGCGGTTGTGTCAGTTGATGGAGATAAAGCGGAAGAAGGTGGACATCTCAATCTTGGGAATCGGTCAAGTTCAAACACGAGTCAGGCATAAGATTGAGGCGGTGGTTCATTCCAGAGTAACCAAATTCTCCAAGGAaatgaatttcttgattttaccGAAGGTAACGGTGGACCTTCCTACATCATCGGTTGATACGGATGGATGGAGAATTCCGGATGGTATTAGTCTCGCGGATCCCTCATTCTTTGTGTCCACAAAGGTGGATTTAGTACTCGGAATTGAATTCTTCTTCGAGTTTTTCCAAACGGGGAAAAATATGTTGATTGGCGACAACTTACCAACGCTCACGGAGTCGGTTTTCGGATGGGTGGTTTCCGGAGGTCTATCGGAACACACAGTGACAAGGGTCAACTGTAACACGTCTACTACAGAGTCGTTGGAATCATTGGTTTCCCGTTTTTGGGCATGCGAGGAGATTGGTTTGGAAAAACTTTATACAGAGGAGGAACAAATGTGTGAAGATCATTTTCAGAAAACGGTTCTGAGAAACTCGGATGGAAGGTACACCGTGGCTTTGCCCAAAAACCCACAATCTTTTCCAACTCTGGGCGAATCAAAAGAAATTGCATTTCGTCGTTTGCAGGCTACGGAACGAAGGCTGAACAGGGATTCTGACCTTCAAGATCAATACACAGCGTTCATGGAAGAATATCTTGAACTGGGGCATATGCAGAGGGTTTCAGCGAATCTACACGTGAAACGATGCTTCTTACCTCATCATCCGGTCTTGAAAGAAAGCAGTACCACAACTAAACTTCGGGTGGTGTTTGATGCGTCCTGTAGAACATCGTCTGGAACATCGTTGAATGATGGTTTGTTAGCTGGGCCGGTGATTCAAGAGGATTTAAGATCAATTATACTGCGCTGTCGTACAAAACAGGTAATGGTCGTAGCGGATGTGGAGAAGATGTTTCGGCAAATCTTCATTGCTCCTGAAGATCGCCCTTTGCAATCGATACTTTGGCGAAAATCGGTGTTGGATGAGGTCGCAGTATACGAATTGAACACAGTCACATACGGCACAAAACCTGCACCTTTCTTGGCGACCAGGACGCTGAAACAGCTGGCTATAGACGAACAATTGCGCTATCCTCTGGCGGCTAAAGCTTTTACCGAGGATACATACATGGACGATGTGATAACCGGAGCAGAAGATGTAGAAGCAGCACTCGAGCTGAGGCTTCAGCTCGAAAATGCTGCGACAGCGGGTGGATTTCGGCTACGAAAGTTTGCTTCTAATTGTCCGAGGATTTTAGAAGGCATGGCTGACGAAAACGTGGCGATTAAAGACTTCTCGGAGGATGCTGAATCAGATCCGTCGATGAAGATTCTTGGACTCACATGGCTGCCGAAATCAGACATCTTCAAATACCAGTTTCGCTTTCCCGAGTTATCAGCATCAGGTGAACTAACAAAACGACAGGTTCTTTCGGTGATTGCGACATTGTTCGATCCGCTCGGCTTATTGGGAGCAGCGATTACAACAGCTAAGGTTTTTATGCAGCAACTTTGGTTATTGCAGGATAGCAATGAAGAGCGTTTGGGTTGGGATCAACCGCTACCTCCAACGGTGGGTGAGGTTTGGCGGAATTACTACAAGCAGCTACCGTTGTTGAACGAAATCAGTATCGCACGTTGTGTCAGGATTCAAGGAGCTACAAGTTTAGAAATTCACTGCTTTTCAGATGCGTCCGAGAAGGCATATGGAGGATGTGTGTATCTGAAAAGTGTAGATTCGGAAGGAAGAGTTATGAGTCATTTACTGTCAGCAAAATCTAAAGTGGCTCCGTTGAAATCCCAATCAATCCCTCGTCTAGAATTGTGTGGGGCACTTCTCACTGTCCAACTGTTTGACATGGTTCAGAAATCGGTTAAAATCGACTGCCCGGTTTATTTTTGGACAGACTCTACTTGCGTGTTGCGTTGGATCCAAGCGGTGCCTACAACATGGACCACTTATGTTGCAAACAGGGTTGCCAAAATTCAATTGTTTAGCAATGGAGGTGAATGGAAACATGTCCCTGGAGCAGACAATCCTGCGGATTTGATCTCACGGGGAATTTCGCCTAGTGAAATAGGTCAAAATCAGCTTTGGTGGCATGGGCCAGACTGGCTGGTAGGCGAAAAAGAGGGATGGCCGATTTTGCCGGAAGGATATCAGCAAGGAAATGTTGACGCTGAACGTCGTCGTCAGACTGT TCTGCTCAAGGACCAAAAACACCAAGAAACGGTGGAACGAGAATGTTGTAGTGAAGGTATTCGTTGGCATTTCAACCCTCCAAGTGCTCCTCATTTCGGTGGACTGTGGGAGGCAGCCGTTCGCTCAGCCAAACAGCATATTCTGAAGGTCATTGGTGAAAATCCAGTTTCGGCTGAAGACTTCACAACATTGCTCGTGCAGGTGGAAGCTTGCCTCAACTCGAGACCTCTTACTCCTCTCTCAGATAACCCAGAGGATCTCGAGCCATTAACTCCTGGGCATTTCCTTATTGGGGAATCCCTACAAGCTTTGCCAGATGTGAATTTTGAGGATACGCCAGATAACAGACTGAACCAGCTTCAGCAAATGCAGAAAAACTTAAGAATAATCTGGAATCGCTGGCGGCGCGAGTACTTGGCGCAACTTCAGGCGCGTACTAAACGTTGGAAGCCAGCAGTTTCCATTAAAAAGGATAGTTTGGTAATAATTAAGGACGTAAGACTTCCACCTTGTCGTTGGAAAATGGGTCGAATATCGGAACTTCACCCTGGTAGTGACGGAGTCGTCAGAGTTGTCACTCTACGAACAGATTCCGGAATGAAAACTCGTCCGGTTGAAAAACTATGCTTGTTGCCCTGCGTTGAAAATGAACCGACTGCAGAAGAAGTTTGTCAGAAAGATTTTCAGAGTAAAGCGCCAGATGagaaaactgtttga